In Plasmodium falciparum 3D7 genome assembly, chromosome: 1, the genomic stretch taatggaatatattatataattaatcttatattatttttaatctaattatattaatataatataaactaatataaataaatctaatataaatagatacaatttttattaataaaattcatttttatcttttttacgatattatttttataatatatatataatatatatttattattatttaaaattaaaatgtcatgtgtaaaaaaaaaaagtgttatgttaattattttttatcttattttatttttaatatttttccctgttaataaaacaaaatatgtgTCATCTTATTACAGGgcacatattaaaaaaatgtaatatatatatatatacagtaacaaaaaaaaatgttttgaACACGATATATCGATATATCAACACATTATAACATAAGAATAATTAATCAAACTAATTTTACaataagtattattataaaatagtaacactataatatataataattataattgtattagaataataatatttatatgatatccGTTTATTCCCATATtctatcatatataattaatataataggaaatttaaaacaatatataaatattaataacttgtaaaattttaagaataaatatatatattattttattttatttttttctatttatatattattatatagaaattatcattattataattttgctTATAGAGTAGTAAAAATTACTATaagattatttttaaaatgtacATCTTTAAGAaaactattatttttatataataatcatataattaatttcttAGGTAttgtacaaatattatatgatatttggtattatataaatataatatatatatgtaatgttttacaacattaaaaaaataaatatattaaaattatataatttatattcatacacaacaatataaaatacgGTATGTTAGTATATGCTATTATTTGAAAACCTTTTAAATTGTATTGttgtaattatattatatttctaaattattcaaaatttataatttattattttttaataaataattcatttaaatatactattaaatatatttatatatattaatatattattatttataaattattataatataattaacataaaaaatagtaGATACAATAGAGagttatttttattggtAAATACGTATTaggaagaaaaattaaataaactaaaaagataaaatataaataataaaatacgcttgaaaattattttattatattagttttaggattaatattatattttataaattacaaGAAAATTTGTTGTTAGTtgcaaaatattaattatattagaatatattttaggATATTTGTTTGATTAAAATCATGAGAGATATTATGACATATATGCGGTTTGTACCTATAAGAATTATTGTTCTacacatttatatgtgtatttgcAGGAAAATATTgtgttatttattaaaagtatataatatatatatatatatatatatatatatatatatatatatatatatatatatttaatatttgttcAAATTTACatcaatattaatttatcagtatgcttatatatatatatatatgagagaattattttaagaaaaattgcaaaaaaaaaaaaataaaaaataaaaaaaataaataatgtaaaataaaaagttttttttatttattttatatgatatttatatttttttttaaatattagaTGAACATTgtcataaaataatttatatgtatgacgaaaatattatgttattatatcatgaaaatataataaaatttccGCTTATCCacgtattatataaattatgcattagaaaacaaaatagatcattttttatgaattaGATTAATACAATTtgaaatataacatattatttttttttgaattaaaaatgaatatgtatTATCTTAAAATGATATTGTTtacctttttaataaatacattagTATTACCACATTatgtatgtaaaaaaaatacattattattacaatgacataaatatataataaaacaatggTTACATTTTCAGTACATATTCATTAatgatcttttttttttttaggagAATTATCTAAATAACCATTATAATGTAAGTCTCATTCAAAGCAAGACCAAAAGAACAACGATAAAATCAAGACTTTTAGCACAAACCCAAATCCGTAATCCGCATTATCATAATGATCCAGAACTCAAAGAAATAATTGATAAAATGAACGAGGAAGCAATTAAAAAATACCAAAACACTCATCATCCATATAAACAATTAAAAGAAGTAGTAGAAAAAAACGTAACAAAACATGTAGGTGGTAATGATACAGAACCTATGTCAACGctagaaaaagaattattggAAACATATGAAGAAATGTTTGGTAACGAAAGAGACATTATGTTAAAATCGGGTATGTACcaaaatgatgatgacgGATCAGATGATTCATCAACATGTGAATGTACAGACACTAATAATTCAGAACTAGCTAAAACAAAAGGGAAAGATAAGTATTTAAAACATCTAAAACACAGATGTACCCATGGTATAGGTTATTGCTCAATAGGTAGTACATTCTTAACATTGATAGGTTTGGCATTGGCAAAAAAGGCTGCCTTTGATACCTTGAATGTTACTTTCCATGGAGTATCGTATAGTAAATGCGCATCCTCTATctctatatttaatatgcTTGATGGTCCATCTATGTTTGCAGGCGGTACAGCATGTTCTGCTGATTTAACAGGAAATGCTGCTTTTGCTGCTATGGGCGCATTATATCCATGGGGTATTGCAGCTTTGGTTCTACTTATATTAGCTATTATACTTATAATCCTATATATATGGTTAtatagaagaagaaaaaattcaTGGAAACATGAATGCAAGAAACATTTATGTAGGTAAcgtatttttaaatatatgaattatgtAACTTGTGAATcgcatatatattatatttataataatgattttttacataagtaatatttttagaattatttgtttttaaagaaaaaaaaaaatttatatatttatacattaacaaaagaattaaaagtcttatattatattgtattataatatatatgttgattaatttacatattttatttttattatatgtctaaccaaatgtatatatttttctctgttaaaataaaaactattataatatataattcattttataatttttatttatttatatatttatataaaatttattttatgatatcctattatatttttatattaaataaatattatacaagGAACATACAAAAATTTATCTcctaattaaataattattaatgattatttatgtatatataattgaaaaatattaaatatatttcttttatatataaactaaATACCTATCGTTCTTGAATGAACaaaagtattatattatttaatatattaaatcttataatattatgtttattatcTGTTATTTCTTATCTTTAtgtaagaaaaatatacagATTCATTTCATAATACACACAACAAATATTTCAAAAggacatataaaaatatatgttgtatcaaaaaatatagtaAATGTTTggaaatcaaataaaaagaatatgttgaagcatttttatatatttcaattaaataatttctaataaaatatttgcgtaatataactatatttaataatttaaatatctaataattgtatatgttattttagttatttaattgtttttttttatataaaatatatttttacaatacataaatatttttttgaaatatgattttatgagagttaaaaataataacttccctgaaaattttataatttataacacgcgcacacatatatatatagtaatccTTTTTGCTATATACAAAATTGAAACATTTGAATATGTAGAAAATAAATtgtaaaaatgttttataaataaattaaaaaaaaaatacagtttttttaaaaaatatgaaacccccaaaataaaagtatatgtgtgaacaaaaaaaaaaaaaaaaaaaaaaatatacatgtatatacatatatattgcacttatatatacctatatatacatatatacacaaaCCAACTTGTATAcatacctatatatataataatacatatatattcatatttatatataggtaAAACCCAAAATAACGTTTGGACGTACTAATCTTTTTCTTGTCATTGATGTATCTGAAAACTCTTATGAGATATTTACCACTAAATCGCCAAATAGGTATGTCCCGCATGAAAGTGGCAGATATAAATgcaaaacatatatttacatgGAAGGAGAAGAAACGGACGATTAAAGTTATATTCGTGAAATATCTTCCTCTGATATTACTTCTTCATCAGAAAGTGAGTATGAAGAGATAgatttaaatgatatatatgtatcggGTAGtccaaaatataaaatgtttatcGAAGTAGTACTAGAACCATCGAAAAGGGATACATTTAATTTATGATGTGATAACATATCTACCAATAAAATTACAGATAATGAATGGAATCAATGGAAACAGGATTTTATTGAACAATATTTAACTCATATAGGATCTGCTGTACCATTATACATGAGTTACAAActgataatatgtatatgtataccCAAACTAATATTTTACATGTTATTATGGATGAAAAACCTTTTATTACATCAATATAAGATAGATTTCTTGGTAGTGGTCATCAATAAGTTACTTATAATATTGATTGGAATATTCGAATAAACacttatatatcttttaacaTTACCCATGCTCCTAAGGATAATAGTTTATATTCTGGAATTTATTGAATTAATGATTCTCTAAGTCGTAACCgtaatattgatatatatgatgaaatgcccaaaagaaaagaaaaagaattatttggAACCaaacatacaaaaaatataacgtTTAATCGTGTCGCTACACAAACATATAGTGATCCTATAAATAGTTAGTTAGATTTGTTACATAAATGGTTAGATAGACATAGAGATATGTGCGAGAAGTGGAATAACAAGGAAGAATTATtagataaattaaatgaacaatggaataaagataatgatgGTGGTGATATATCAAGTGATAGTAACAAAAGGTTGAATACGGATGTTTCTATACAAATAGATATAGATGAAACTAAAGGAAAGAAGGAATTAAGTAATATGGATACAAACGTGGATACACCTACTATGGATAGTATATTGGATGATTTGGAAACATATAATGAAcctttttatgatatatatgaggATGATGTGTATTATGATgtaaatgatgatgaaaacgCTTCTGTGGATGATATACCTATGGATCATAATAAAGTAGATGTAGATGTACCTAAGAAAGTACATATTGAAATGAAAATCCTTAATAATACAT encodes the following:
- a CDS encoding stevor, with protein sequence MNMYYLKMILFTFLINTLVLPHYENYLNNHYNVSLIQSKTKRTTIKSRLLAQTQIRNPHYHNDPELKEIIDKMNEEAIKKYQNTHHPYKQLKEVVEKNVTKHVGGNDTEPMSTLEKELLETYEEMFGNERDIMLKSGMYQNDDDGSDDSSTCECTDTNNSELAKTKGKDKYLKHLKHRCTHGIGYCSIGSTFLTLIGLALAKKAAFDTLNVTFHGVSYSKCASSISIFNMLDGPSMFAGGTACSADLTGNAAFAAMGALYPWGIAALVLLILAIILIILYIWLYRRRKNSWKHECKKHLCR